Genomic segment of Paenibacillus sp. FSL R5-0912:
GCGGTACGCAGTCTTGCGGAGCAGAATAATCTTACGGCAATGTTCAGCAGCGGCGCAATTGCCCAAATGGAGCTTCGGCGCTACAACGACGGGGACGCAGTGTGTTCGGTGGGCGACCGGCTGGAGAGCATGTTCATTCTGGTGCAGGGCAAGCTGAAGATTCATACCCTGCTGCCTAACGGCAAATCAATGCTGGTCCGGTTCGCCAGGCCGATGTCGGTGATCGGGGATGTGGAACTGCTGCGCCAGTATCCGGTCAAGAACGAAGTGGTGTCGGTGGGGGACAGCCTGCTGCTGGTGGCCGGAAGAAAGCTGCTGCTAAAAGAGCTCGAAGACAATACGGCGCTGCTGCGCTTCCTCGTCGGGGAGCTGAGCCACAAGCTGTATACGCTGGGCCAGACCTCGGCCATGAATGTGCTGTACCCGGTGGAGAACCGCTTCGCCAGCTACCTGATGTCACTCTTCTCGGACAACACCGGCGCTCAGCGGATAGAAGAGATCCGGACCTCCAGCCTGACAGAGACTGCTGATCTGCTGGGGACAAGCTACCGGCATCTGAACCGGGTGGTGCGCCGTCTGATCGAGGAAGGGATCATTGAACGCAGACGAGGCCGGCTAATTGTGCTGGATGAAGAGAGGCTGGCCATGCTTGCGAACGGGAATTTGTATGAATGAACCTGAGTGAACTCTAGTGAGACTGAGCAAACCTGGGTGAATGACAGCAGCCTACTTACATAGCTATAGAAGTTAAACGGATAGAGTACTCTTCCAGAACCGTCATCTCCTGCCTTTGGCCGGGGTGGCGGTTTTTTGTGTTTTTTATGTAAATATGGAGATTATGTTCTTGCATACAGGAATCCCGCTGAATCCCCCGGAAGCCGGGCCAAAGGAGAGTCAAATGTATGCGAAAAACCGAACACGATGTGCGGCCATGAAGGTACCCGGGTCAAATGTATGCGGAAAACCGAATACAATGGGCTGCTATGGAGGTAACCGGGGCAAATGTATGCGGAAAACCGAATACAATGGGCTGCTATGGAGGTAACCGGGGCAAATGTAAGCGAAAAACCGAACACAATGGGCTGCCATGGAGGTAACTGGGCCAAATGTAAGCGAAAAACCGAATACAATCGGAGCGGTGCTGCCATGGAGGTATGTTTCTGTAATTCATCATTCTTACAGCCTTGCCTGCATGTTTCAGCGAATGCTCAGCTTCATTTCAGATTGGTTTAAGGATTGGAACGTAAGATACAGACAAGAGGAAAAGATTAGTAACACGCTTAAGGAGGGACGGGCCAGCAGCAGACGTATGGAGCGCACATGCAGGTGGATACACGTAGGATACATAGTCTACAAGCCCCTAGGGGCAGGGGTTATGCAATATAGCTTACATATGGAGTGGAGGAAATTACTATGTTCAGCAGAATTAGAGGAATACGCGCCAAAATCATGTCCGGCTTCGCCGCTGTGATTATCGTGTTCATTATCGCAATTGCGGGCAGCACCTTATTTCAGGGTAAGGTGACCATGCTTACAGAACAGATCAACCGTAACTATAGCAAGCTGTCGCTGGTGCAGGGATTAACCGATGATATCCGTACGGCAGATGGGCTGGCGGCGAGGTATGTCATGAGCTATACGGATGAGGAAAGAACGGCCAATCTGACTGCTTATGAAGCGATGATCCCGCAGATTACGGCGGCGGCTGAACAACTGAAGGATGCGGGCCTGAACGAAGCTGAGCTTGCGGGAATTACGAATCTGGAGAGTGAATGGGGCAATTATCTGGCCGTGCTGGAGGAAGCTTTTGCCTTAGCCAAAGACGGCAATTTCCCGGAAGCACAAAAGTCGTTTACAACGCTCTCTCTGGATACCATTATCGATTCACAGCTTGTATTTGAGAATATGCTGCATGAAGAAATTGCGAAGGAGCAGAGTCAGGCGGCTACCCACCGCAGCTCGTCTATGGTTACGAGTATGGGAGTCACGGGACTATCTGTCCTGCTGGCTGCACTGATCGCGTTCGTGATGTCGGCACGGATTCTGAAGCCACTTAGTGATGTGAACAAGCAGCTCAAAGAGATTGCAGACGGCGATGCCGATCTGACCCGCAAGCTTAGTGTGCGGACGAAGGATGAGATCGGTGATCTGGCCCTGAATTTCAATAAAATGACCGATAATCTGGCGGCGATGATCGGCCAGGTGAATGCTTCTGCCAGCGGCCTCGCCGCTTCTTCGGTCAAGCTGACCGCTGATAGCGGAATGACTGCTGAAGCGACTGAGAAGATTGCCGGGATTATGGGCGAAGTTGCCACCGGCACGAGCCGGCAGATGAATGATCTGCAGACCAACATGAATACGATTATTGAAATGTCAGCCGGGATTCAGCAGATTGCTGCCAGTGTGCAGGATATTTCGGAAGCCTCGCTGCGCTCTGCCGAATATGCGGTTGCCGGAGATCAATCGCTGCAATCCGCCGGCCGTCAGATGGATTCCATCAACGAATCCATTCAGTCCCTCTCTCAGCAGGTCATAGGCTTCGTGAAGCGGTCACAGGAAATTGGCAGCATTGTCGGAGTGATCAAGGGGATTGCTTCGGAGACGAATATGCTGGCGCTGAATGCGACAATCGAAGCGGCGCGGGCTGGAGAGCAGGGCAGAGGGTTTGCGGTAGTGGCCGAACAGGTGCGCAGACTGGCCGAACAGTCAGCTGAATCCGCCAATCGGATTGCCGAGATGGCGGCCGGAATCCAGTCAGATGCCGACCATGCAGTGAAGATGATGAAGAACAGCATGAACGAAGTGCAAAGCGGAACTAATATCATTGAAGAGGCCGGACATTCCTTCCATGAAATCCGCAGCTCGGTTGATTCGCTGGCCGGACAGGTTCAGGAGGTATCCGGAGCCGTGGAAGAAATCACGGCGGCAACGGAGGAAATCGTAGACTCCATCCGCATGGTTACGCAGATCTCGGAGACCACTGCGGCGAATACGCAGCAGGTATCCGCTGCATCGCAGGAGCAGATGGCTTCGGTGGAGCAAATTGCCTCCTCAGCCAGCGCACTGAACAGGCTGGCGCAAGGTCTGCAGGGCCTGGTGGCACGGTTCAACGTGTAGATTAACTGGCCGTCAGCTTATTTTCAGCTTGATTATGCATAATAATTAAGAATTCTCTCCCAGAGAATAGATCTTAACCCCCTGCCAGAGACGGCGGGGGGCTTTGCACTCAGCGGGTAGAAGCGATCATAATCATACCTGCCCGATGGACGAATATACTATTTTGCCATCTTTCTCCGGTAGGCTTCCTCAAGAATTTGATGTAACCCTTCACTCCGTCTATGAATGAATGTTTCCCAGAACAGCCTGCCTTTCTCACTTAATTCTTGATCGGTGTAGCTGCCTTCTTCAAATTTCCCCCAGCAGCCATCTGCGGTAAGCTTGTCCCATCCCATATAGTCTGCGTACAACCGGTTATCAGCAGGGATGTTGGAGCCCATAGATTTCGTCTGGACAAGTTCAGGGCAGAGCCACATGGCGGTGCACACCGACAATAACCCGGCATGCATTTCATCTACCTCGTCCAAACCAGCTTGCGTCGCTGCTTCTGTCCAGGCATTAGGAGTGTTGTGATTCGGGGCGATCAAGAGAAGCTCAGGGTATTTGTAATTGATATGCTTAACAAAGGCGGCTTCCCAGTACGCTCCACCATGTCCATTGCAAACTACAAACTTGGTAAATCCCTGTCTTGCTAAATTAGTAATCATATCTTCTATCATTGCGGTCAAAATATTCGGGCTGACCGTTACCGTTCCCTTACAGTTGGCATGTTCTTCTGAAGTGTTAAATGGAAGGGTAGGCAGAACGTAGGCATTTAATGCCTTTCCATAGGATTCAGCATACAATTCTGCAATTAATGTATCCAAATGCATGGGAAGGAACGGACCGAATTGTTCGGTTGCACCAACGGATATAATAACAGTATCAATTCCGCTGGCTGCAACTTCGGTCGTTGTATTTTTATAACTAAGCATAATAACCTCCTGATCATTTGGCCATTTAATTATCCCGTAGAAATTACTTATACCTTCATATATTGTCTATACAGCTCCTCAAAAGTATCATAGCGTTCGACTGACCGGCCTGTCAGGTTATATTCTTCCAGATATTCATCCATCGCCTGCAGAAATTGCTCCTTAAATCCATCAAGCTGATCGGCATCGAAGTGTTGCATTAAATCAAACCTCCGGGTTCCCCGCGACTCCGTCATTTCATCCAGGAACTGCTGTGCTCCCATTGCGGTATAGAAGGCATAGGATTGGTCCTTCATTTCGGCGCTTGCAATAACCTTATGGCGGTAATTACACCATAGCTCCTCATAGGTGCCCGCCAGATTATCGTAGGCCGGTACAGGCGGGACTACATATTTTTGATATAGAGTTTTGTACAGATTGTGGATGCTTCTTAGAAGGGTATAGGTTGTGCTTCGTATGTCATCCATCGTCTTGGCATGAATCACATCCATATATATCCTTTCAAAATCCTCAGGAATATACCGGTAGGCGGCAATTTCCTCCAGATATCGCTTAAGCCCTCTTTTAAAATACGTATTATTCAAATTAGTCAGTGCACAGACCAGATTGTAGACCACCTCGCATGAAGCCAGCCTGACGGTCCCGAGATCCTCAGCAAGCATGGCATTCGCGTACTCCTGCTTGGCACTGTCGATCCACTTCTTCGCTCTGCCGATGCATTCGCTCCCGATAGGCTTAGCTAAAGTGTCCAGCGCCCGCTGTCTGTACGCATTGAATTTCTCCATATATTCCGGTTTGGCACAATAGAGCACCTGTAAATCTATCAGACTGGAGGTCATCGGACTCTCAAGCGCAGCCTGCTCTTCAATCCGGGTCTCCCATGGAGTGCAATAGATATCGTATCCGACATCCCCCAGTATGAAGCAGGAAGAGATGCCCCAGCCCTGATGGTTGTTATTGATAATAATTAGATCCAGATCGCTTTTGTCATGGAAATCTCCGGTACGAAAAGAGCCCGTAAGCCCGATCAATGCAATCTCCTCCGGATAATCCCGCTTGGCCCGCTCAATAACCATGTTAATGAGCTTCTCGTTTTTGTGGAATAGTTCCTGCTGGTCAGCTTTATTCATGTGTAGTTCCCCCTTGGCCCGCGCCTTGTCTATTCATTGTATAGGCATCTTGCCTGCAGGGGTATGCCGACTTTAATTAAGATTAATCTCTCCCGGTGTTGGTCAGAGGAAGGGCTCAAGTCAACTTCACTTAATTCGCTGCATAAAAATATGAAATCCGTATTTATGCACATACTAATCATAGAATACGCCATCGACCTAAATCTAGTGATATCTTATATTATTACCATAATTAGTTAGTTCATAGCCGTTCTCTGGGTTCGGTCCGTTTCACTTGCGCTTGCGGAGAGGGCTGATCTGGCTGATTGCAACCTAATCTTCACAGCAGGGAAGGCGGGGGGAATCAAGGAGGCGAGAAGTATAAGGAGAGGGGATATTTTTGAAAGCGCATACTTTAAGGCCGCATCATAAAATTATAGGAGGTGGTTGGCAGATGATTACCAGACACAAGGCTTCTGTGAAAAGGACATTCCTGCTGTACAGTCTGATTCTTGCGCTATGTGTGGGCCAGCTGGCGTTATTCCCGGCAGTGGGGGCAGCGGCAGGCAATCTGGCTCAAGGCAAGACGATTACCGCTAGCTCGGTCGGTGATGTGTATGTGGCAGCGAACGCCAATGACAGCAACCAGGGGACGTATTGGGAGAGTGCCAGCAATGCTTTTCCGCAATGGATCAAGGTCGATCTAGGCTCCAGCAGCAGCGTCAATCAGGTTGTACTCAAGCTGCCGTCAGCCTGGGAAGCAAGAATACAGACATTGTCCGTTCAAGGCAGTACGGAGGATGCTTCTTACAGCAACCTGGCTGCATCAGCGGCCTACAGCTTCAATCCTTCCAGCGGCTCTAACACAGTCACAGTTAATTTCACTGCTGCAACAGCCCGTTATATTAAAATAACCTTCACGGCCAACACCGGCTGGCCTGCTGCGCAGCTATCCGAACTCGAGGTGTACGGAACTGCGGTTTCTACACCGGGAACTTATGAAGCGGAAGCTGCCGCCTTGTCTGGCGGGGCCAAAACCAACACAGATCACACCGGCTATACCGGGTCGGCATTTGTTGATGGTTATCTTGCCCAAGGAGCAGCGACAACGTTCACCGTTTCGGCTGCATCTGCTGGCAACTACAGCGCAGCGCTGCGGTATGCCAATGCCTCCGGCAGCACCAGGACGCTGAGTGTCTATGTGAACGGTATCAAGATCAAGCAGACCTCGCTTGCTAATCTGGCCAACTGGGATACCTGGTCTACACAGGCAGAAATCCTGGCGTTAAATGCCGGAATTAACACGATTGCCTACAAATACGATGCGTCCGACTCCGGCAACGTGAATCTGGATCAGCTGGTCCTGACCGTCTCAGCGGCACCGACCGCTACAGCTACACCCGTTCCGACGGTGGCACCAACGATAGCCCCGACAGCCACACCGGTGCCAACGGCAACAGTAGCACCAACGGCTTCTCCTACAGTAGCACCAACGGCCACGCCGGCTCCAACCCCAACTGTCACACCAACGCCTTCGCCAACTGCCTCGCCGACGGCCTCCCCAAGCGTGGGTCCTGGCTCGAACCTGGCAATCGGCAAAGCGGTTAATGCCTCATCTTCAGTCTTTACATTTGTACCCGCTAACGCCAATGACGGAGATGTGACTACGTACTGGGAAGGAGCGGGCGGAAGCTATCCGAATACACTGACTGTGAACCTTGGCGCGAACGCCAATGTAACCTCGGTAATTGTGAAGCTCAATCCGGCTGCGGCCTGGGCTACCCGTACCCAAACCATTCAGGTACTGGGTCATAACCAGTCTACAGGAACCTTCACGAGTCTGGTGCCGGCCACGGTGTATACCTTTAACCCGGCCAGCGGCAACTCCGTGACCATTCCAGTAACAGCAACGGCCAGCGAGCTGCAGCTGAAATTCACCGCGAACTCCGGTTCAAGCGCCGGACAAGTAGCTGAATTTCAGATCATCGGCACACCGGCTGCGAATCCGGATCTGATGGTAACGGCAATGTCCTGGAGCCCTTCCGCTCCGGTAGAGACCGATGTCATCACGCTGAATGCTACCGTCAAGAATACCGGGTCTGCTTCAGCGGCAACAACAAACGTCAGCTTCTATCTAGGTACCACGCTTGCCGGGACAGCACCAGTCGGTGCACTGGCTGCAGGTGCTTCGGCCACAGTATCGCTGAACATCGGTGCCAAAGATGCCGCAACCTATGCATTAACTGCAAAGGTAGACGAGAACAACACCGTCATTGAGCTGAATGAAGGGAATAACAGCTACTCGAATCCCGCATCGCTTACCGTAAATCCCGTATCCAGCTCGGATCTGATCGCTTCTCCGGTCAGCTGGTCGCCGGGGAATCCGGCTGGCGGGAATACGGTGAGCTTCTCCGTTGCTATTAAGAATCAGGGAACGGCAGCCTCGGCCAGTGGTGCACATAACATCACATTGACTTTGACTGATGCGACCACCGGTGCGGTAATCAAAACGCTGACCGGTGCTTATAACGGTGTCATTGCCAGCGGAAGCACTACAGCCCCGGTTACTCTTGGAACCTGGACCGCAGCGAACGGGAAGTATAATGTAAAAACTGAAATTGCCGCAGACGCGAATGAACTGGCAGTGAAACGGGCCAACAATATCCAGAATCATTCGCTGTACATCGGACGCGGGGCCAATATGCCTTATGACATGTATGAAGCGGAGGACGGGGTTGTCGGGGGCGGAGCGGTCAAGCTGAATCCGAACCGCAATATCGGCGATCTTGCCGGTGAAGCCTCGGGCAGAAGAGCAGTCACATTGAACACAACGGGCAGCTATGTTGAATTCACCACCAAAGCCAGCACCAACACGCTTGTTACCCGTTTCTCGATTCCGGACTCGGCAAGCGGTGACGGAACAACCGCTACACTTAATATCTATGTGAACGGCGTATTCAACAAAGCCATCACGCTGAACTCCAAATACGCCTGGCTGTATGGCTCAGAGATCAGCCCGGGCAATTCGCCAAGCGCCGGCTCTCCGCGCCACATTTATGATGAAGCGAATATTATGTTCGACAGCACTATTCCGGCGGGCAGCACAATCAGACTTCAGAAGGACGCAGCCAACACTTCACAGTATGCAATTGACTTCGTCAGCCTGGAGCAGGTAGCGCCGATCGCCAATCCGGACCCGGCCAAATATACGGTTCCGCTTGGTTTCACGCACCAGGACGTGCAGAATGCGATTGATAAGGTCCGTATGGATACGACTGGTAACCTCACAGGTGTATATCTTCCGGCCGGATCGTATGAAACCTCGAACAAGTTCCAGGTCTACGGCAAAGCGATTAAAATTGTCGGAGCCGGACCCTGGTATACGCGGTTCTATGCGCCGGTCAACCAGTCCAATACGGATGTTGGCTTCAGGGCTGCCGATTCAGCGAATGGATCAACCTTCTCAGGTTTTGCCTATTTCGGCAACTATACCTCACGCATTGACGGTCCCGGCAAAGTGTTCGACTTCTCCAATGTAGCGAACATTACGATCGACAACATCTGGACCGAACATCAGGTATGTATGTACTGGGGGGCGAATACCGACTACATGGTGATCCGAAACTCCCGTATCCGTAACACCTTCGCCGATGGCATTAATATGACCAACGGCAGCACGAACAACCTCGTGTCCAACAACGAAGCCCGGGCTACCGGAGATGACAGCTTCGCGCTGTTCTCGGCAATCGATTCTGGCGGCTCGGACATGAAGGACAATGTATACGAGAATCTGACCTCAATCCTGACCTGGCGTGCAGCCGGTGTAGCCGTCTATGGAGGTTACGCCAACACCTTCCGCAACATCTATATTGCGGATACACTCTGCTATTCGGGGATTACGATCAGCTCACTGGACTTCGGGTATGCCATGAACGGCTTCGGCGCATCGCCGACTACGAATTTCCAGAACATCTCAGTCGTCCGGGCGGGCGGACATTTCTGGGGCTCACAGACCTTCCCGGCTATCTGGGTATTCTCCGCCTCTAAGGTGTTCCAGGGCATCCGCGTCAGTGATGTGGATATCATTGATCCGACCTATCACGGGATTATGTTCCAGACCAACTATGTCGGCAATTCGCCGCAATTCCCTGTAGCGGACACGATTTTTACGAATGTCACGATATCCGGCGCGCAAAAGAGCGGCGATGCCTTCGACTCCAAGTCCGGAGTCGGTATCTGGGCCAACGAATCGGCTGAACCCGGCCAAGGCCCGGCGGTAGGTAACGTTGTCTTCAACAACTTGAAGATCCTGAACACTGTAACGCCTATTAAAAATACCACGTCAACGTTTACGATTACGGTGAATCCGTAGGCTGAATAGTATAGCTGATTATTGTATGGCTGATTATTGTATGGCTGAATACTACCCAGCTGCAATATGCTAAGCTGCATAATATTCAGCATGCTGCAAGAACCGCCTCCCGTGTGTCCGGGGGGCGGTTATTTGATGTAAGGAGAGTATGGGTCTACTGTTGCATCATCTTGATAGTATGATTCAGTTATGAGCCCATTTACTTTGGATGCGAAATTATTCCAGTGAGTATCATATCCAACATTATAGTTCCAGCCGCTTGACCGGAGCTTCTCAGCTAAATAAATATAATCAGCTCGTTGCTTATCGGTTAGGCTAACTGCCAAGGTTTCGTCACCAACCTTGAACTGTTTCAAGTAATCATGCAGCTTCCAAAGAACAGCATCCTTATCGTCACCCTCCATTCCTATGTGTAAGATAACTGAATCTATTGCATCATCTAATTTCTGCGTAACTAAGGGTTCGTTAATCCAGTCTTCTCTTCTCATACATTCCCTCCTCTGATTTTCACCATAATACCACATATTGGAATTCGCCTGGTTGCCGGAAATCCTGCATAATCTACAACAATTGTCATGTTCATGTCCCCGCCAAGTCTTGGCATCAGCTTTTACCGGAAGTCTGCTGGGTAATATGGATAGAATGTCAGTCCAGCAGCAGCGGCACCATCCGCCAAATCGACAGATAGCCTACTGTAGCGATACAATGGATGTTACATCGTGCATGAAGATTAAGACAGGAATAGGGGAGGTATATATATGACGAAGCTGGTAGTCAATAATATTACAGAGCTGATCGGCGGAACGCCGGTGGTACGCTTGAACCGAATTACCGGACCGGAGGATGCGGAGCTGTATGTGAAGCTGGAGATGTTCAATCCCAGCGGCAGTGTTAAGGACCGGGCCGCGTACAATCTAATCCTGCAGGCGGAGCTGGACGGGCGGCTGCAGCCCGGCGGGACGATCATCGAGCCGACGAGCGGCAATACCGGCATCGGTCTGGCGATGAACGCGGCGGCGAAAGGATATAAGGCAATCCTGATCATGCCTGATAATATGACGAAGGAACGGATCAATATCCTGAAGGCCTACGGCGCGGAGGTGGTGCTGACGCCGGCGGCGGAGCGGATGCCGGGCGCAATTGCCAAGGCAGTAGAGCTGGGCAAGGAAATTGCCGGGAGCTTCATCCCTCAGCAGTTCGAGAACAAGGCGAATCCGGACATCCACCGCATCACCACCGCTCCGGAAATTTTGGAGCAGATGGAAGGCCGGCTGGACGTATTCGTTGCTACATCTGGAACAGGCGGCACGATTACCGGCACAGGAGAGGCGCTGCGTGAGCAGCTGCCGGAGCTCCGCGTGGTTGTCGTGGAGCCTCAAGGCTCACCAGTGCTCTCCGGCGGCAAGCCCGGACCGCATAAGCTGGTGGGCACCAGCCCCGGATTCGTGCCGGCGATTCTGAATACCGGCATCTATAATGAGATTGTGCAGGTATCCGATGAAGATGCACTGGATATGGTAAGGAGGTTGGCCAGTACCGAAGGGATCCTGATTGGTCCTTCCGGCGGAGCAGCAGTATGGACAGCCTTGCAGGAAGCCCGGCGCCACGGCCGCGGCAAGCGGGTGTTGTGCATTGCTCCCGATACTGGTGAACGATATCTTAGTATGGGGATATTCGAATAACCCACTGGAGGGGACCCTATGAATCGCGTGAAGAGAAGTTCCCGGCACCGGCTGAAAGCTGCCGGATTGATGATTCTTACGGCGGCGCTAATCTCAAGCTTGTCCGGCTGTTCGCGGCCGGGCGGTACCGACAATTCAGGCGGTGCAGAATCTTCGGCCATGCCATCACCTCCGGTGGCGCAGAGTCCGTCGCCTGTCCAGCAGCAGACCGCCGTCCCGCAAACGGCGGACCCTACTGCAGCCGCCGCGGGTACCGAGTCGCCTGCCCTGGCGGCATTCCTCGATCCCGCCAAGCTGCAGCCTGTATTCGGCTTCGCCGACGAGACCGGGAGTCATATTCTTGTGACCACGCAGGAAGAGGGAAGCGGGGAGCAGATGGAATCCCTGAATACCGCTATCGGCAACGGAGGCCAGGTGCTGGCTGTGAAGTTCGAGAAGCGGCAAGCGGGGAGTGAGAACAGCAATGGCCGGGAGCTGGCGAATAATTTCGCTAATCTGGCCGGATTTGTCTACACGATAGAGAGCGGCGCTGCGAAGCCGGATGAAACCTATTATCTGGCTGATTCCGCCCTCTTCCCTCCGGCTGCCTTGCTGGAGCTTCAACCGGCTGACCCGGCTGCTCCGCAGCTTGCCGCCGGAGATCCCGTGCGCAAGAGCATAGCTGCCGTTAAGCACCGGGAGATTCAG
This window contains:
- a CDS encoding Crp/Fnr family transcriptional regulator: MYSIVNPEAVRSLAEQNNLTAMFSSGAIAQMELRRYNDGDAVCSVGDRLESMFILVQGKLKIHTLLPNGKSMLVRFARPMSVIGDVELLRQYPVKNEVVSVGDSLLLVAGRKLLLKELEDNTALLRFLVGELSHKLYTLGQTSAMNVLYPVENRFASYLMSLFSDNTGAQRIEEIRTSSLTETADLLGTSYRHLNRVVRRLIEEGIIERRRGRLIVLDEERLAMLANGNLYE
- a CDS encoding methyl-accepting chemotaxis protein, with amino-acid sequence MFSRIRGIRAKIMSGFAAVIIVFIIAIAGSTLFQGKVTMLTEQINRNYSKLSLVQGLTDDIRTADGLAARYVMSYTDEERTANLTAYEAMIPQITAAAEQLKDAGLNEAELAGITNLESEWGNYLAVLEEAFALAKDGNFPEAQKSFTTLSLDTIIDSQLVFENMLHEEIAKEQSQAATHRSSSMVTSMGVTGLSVLLAALIAFVMSARILKPLSDVNKQLKEIADGDADLTRKLSVRTKDEIGDLALNFNKMTDNLAAMIGQVNASASGLAASSVKLTADSGMTAEATEKIAGIMGEVATGTSRQMNDLQTNMNTIIEMSAGIQQIAASVQDISEASLRSAEYAVAGDQSLQSAGRQMDSINESIQSLSQQVIGFVKRSQEIGSIVGVIKGIASETNMLALNATIEAARAGEQGRGFAVVAEQVRRLAEQSAESANRIAEMAAGIQSDADHAVKMMKNSMNEVQSGTNIIEEAGHSFHEIRSSVDSLAGQVQEVSGAVEEITAATEEIVDSIRMVTQISETTAANTQQVSAASQEQMASVEQIASSASALNRLAQGLQGLVARFNV
- a CDS encoding creatininase family protein — protein: MLSYKNTTTEVAASGIDTVIISVGATEQFGPFLPMHLDTLIAELYAESYGKALNAYVLPTLPFNTSEEHANCKGTVTVSPNILTAMIEDMITNLARQGFTKFVVCNGHGGAYWEAAFVKHINYKYPELLLIAPNHNTPNAWTEAATQAGLDEVDEMHAGLLSVCTAMWLCPELVQTKSMGSNIPADNRLYADYMGWDKLTADGCWGKFEEGSYTDQELSEKGRLFWETFIHRRSEGLHQILEEAYRRKMAK
- a CDS encoding nucleotidyltransferase domain-containing protein; this encodes MNKADQQELFHKNEKLINMVIERAKRDYPEEIALIGLTGSFRTGDFHDKSDLDLIIINNNHQGWGISSCFILGDVGYDIYCTPWETRIEEQAALESPMTSSLIDLQVLYCAKPEYMEKFNAYRQRALDTLAKPIGSECIGRAKKWIDSAKQEYANAMLAEDLGTVRLASCEVVYNLVCALTNLNNTYFKRGLKRYLEEIAAYRYIPEDFERIYMDVIHAKTMDDIRSTTYTLLRSIHNLYKTLYQKYVVPPVPAYDNLAGTYEELWCNYRHKVIASAEMKDQSYAFYTAMGAQQFLDEMTESRGTRRFDLMQHFDADQLDGFKEQFLQAMDEYLEEYNLTGRSVERYDTFEELYRQYMKV
- a CDS encoding galactose-binding domain-containing protein, with product MITRHKASVKRTFLLYSLILALCVGQLALFPAVGAAAGNLAQGKTITASSVGDVYVAANANDSNQGTYWESASNAFPQWIKVDLGSSSSVNQVVLKLPSAWEARIQTLSVQGSTEDASYSNLAASAAYSFNPSSGSNTVTVNFTAATARYIKITFTANTGWPAAQLSELEVYGTAVSTPGTYEAEAAALSGGAKTNTDHTGYTGSAFVDGYLAQGAATTFTVSAASAGNYSAALRYANASGSTRTLSVYVNGIKIKQTSLANLANWDTWSTQAEILALNAGINTIAYKYDASDSGNVNLDQLVLTVSAAPTATATPVPTVAPTIAPTATPVPTATVAPTASPTVAPTATPAPTPTVTPTPSPTASPTASPSVGPGSNLAIGKAVNASSSVFTFVPANANDGDVTTYWEGAGGSYPNTLTVNLGANANVTSVIVKLNPAAAWATRTQTIQVLGHNQSTGTFTSLVPATVYTFNPASGNSVTIPVTATASELQLKFTANSGSSAGQVAEFQIIGTPAANPDLMVTAMSWSPSAPVETDVITLNATVKNTGSASAATTNVSFYLGTTLAGTAPVGALAAGASATVSLNIGAKDAATYALTAKVDENNTVIELNEGNNSYSNPASLTVNPVSSSDLIASPVSWSPGNPAGGNTVSFSVAIKNQGTAASASGAHNITLTLTDATTGAVIKTLTGAYNGVIASGSTTAPVTLGTWTAANGKYNVKTEIAADANELAVKRANNIQNHSLYIGRGANMPYDMYEAEDGVVGGGAVKLNPNRNIGDLAGEASGRRAVTLNTTGSYVEFTTKASTNTLVTRFSIPDSASGDGTTATLNIYVNGVFNKAITLNSKYAWLYGSEISPGNSPSAGSPRHIYDEANIMFDSTIPAGSTIRLQKDAANTSQYAIDFVSLEQVAPIANPDPAKYTVPLGFTHQDVQNAIDKVRMDTTGNLTGVYLPAGSYETSNKFQVYGKAIKIVGAGPWYTRFYAPVNQSNTDVGFRAADSANGSTFSGFAYFGNYTSRIDGPGKVFDFSNVANITIDNIWTEHQVCMYWGANTDYMVIRNSRIRNTFADGINMTNGSTNNLVSNNEARATGDDSFALFSAIDSGGSDMKDNVYENLTSILTWRAAGVAVYGGYANTFRNIYIADTLCYSGITISSLDFGYAMNGFGASPTTNFQNISVVRAGGHFWGSQTFPAIWVFSASKVFQGIRVSDVDIIDPTYHGIMFQTNYVGNSPQFPVADTIFTNVTISGAQKSGDAFDSKSGVGIWANESAEPGQGPAVGNVVFNNLKILNTVTPIKNTTSTFTITVNP
- the cysK gene encoding cysteine synthase A gives rise to the protein MTKLVVNNITELIGGTPVVRLNRITGPEDAELYVKLEMFNPSGSVKDRAAYNLILQAELDGRLQPGGTIIEPTSGNTGIGLAMNAAAKGYKAILIMPDNMTKERINILKAYGAEVVLTPAAERMPGAIAKAVELGKEIAGSFIPQQFENKANPDIHRITTAPEILEQMEGRLDVFVATSGTGGTITGTGEALREQLPELRVVVVEPQGSPVLSGGKPGPHKLVGTSPGFVPAILNTGIYNEIVQVSDEDALDMVRRLASTEGILIGPSGGAAVWTALQEARRHGRGKRVLCIAPDTGERYLSMGIFE